In Raphanus sativus cultivar WK10039 unplaced genomic scaffold, ASM80110v3 Scaffold4352, whole genome shotgun sequence, a single window of DNA contains:
- the LOC108813125 gene encoding uncharacterized protein LOC108813125 gives MRKKLDTRFPAARIKKIMQADEDVGKIALAVPVLVSKSLELFLQDLCDRTYEITLERGAKTVSSLHLKHCVERYNVFDFLREVVSKVPDYGQAQGSGDVTMEDRSVSKRRKPISDEANDSDEENKKSKTQEVGNAKPGGRGSRGRGRGRGRGGRAARAAERENLNREMELETAMAEQPPSHQDTNHQMHVSVSSPQENEKKDVDGASNEDTKQQQQQLQSPKEGIDFDLNAESLDLNETKPAPAAAAADTATTSEEYPGWPMELGKIDPTQLASLGKRIDEEEEEDYDEEG, from the exons ATGAGGAAGAAGCTCGACACTCGCTTCCCAGCT GCTCGTATTAAGAAGATTATGCAAGCTGATGAGGATGTTGGCAAGATCGCTTTGGCAGTTCCTGTCTTAGTCt CGAAATCTTTGGAGTTGTTCTTACAAGACCTTTGCGATCGTACATATGAGATTACCCTCGAGAGAGGAGCCAAAACCGTGAGCTCATTGCACCT GAAACATTGTGTGGAAAGATATAACGTGTTTGATTTTCTGAGGGAAGTTGTGAGCAAGGTGCCTGACTACGGACAAGCGCAAGGGTCTGGTGATGTCACCATGGAGGATCGCAGCGTCTCCAAGAGAAG GAAGCCGATCAGTGACGAAGCGAATGACAGCGACGAGGAAAATAAGAAGAGCAAAACA CAAGAGGTTGGGAATGCTAAGCCGGGTGGCAGGGGTAGTAGAGGTAGAGGACGAGGAAGGGGTCGTGGTGGACGAGCTGCCAGAGCAGCAGAAAGAGAGAATCTGAACCGCGAGATGGAACTTGAGACCGCCATGGCGGAACAGCCACCTTCTCATCAAGACACTAACCACCAGATGCATGTCTCAGTGTCATCACCACAAGAGAACGAGAAGAAAGATGTCGATGGAGCATCAAACGAAGACAccaagcagcagcagcaacaactcCAAAGTCCAAAAGAAGGTATTGACTTTGATCTCAACGCTGAATCTCTCGACCTAAACGAGACCAAACCGGCGCCAGCCGCAGCAGCGGCAGACACAGCAACGACCTCAGAGGAATATCCAGGCTGGCCTATGGAGTTGGGTAAAATAGACCCAACACAGTTAGCAAGTTTGGGTAAGAGGAtagacgaggaggaggaggaggattaTGACGAAGAAGGCTAA